DNA sequence from the Nitrososphaerales archaeon genome:
GCAAGTGTGACAACAACTTCAACAGGTACCTTTACCGCTACGATAACAATTCCTAGCATTGCTGTTGGTAGTCATACAGTTTCAGTCACCGTTGGAACCAAGACGGCTAGTGCAACCTTTACGCTTACACAGAGTCAGGGCCCGTCAATTGTAATATCACCAACGACTGGAACTGTGGGAAGCGCAATCACAGTATCAGGATCCGGTTTCCTTCCCAATATAGGTGTAACAGTAAAGCTTGACGGGAATATTGTCGCTACTGCAACTTCATCACAATTAGGAACATTTAACGCGTTATTTACTGTACTTAACACTATAGCATCAGGCACTCACACAGTATCGGCAACTGATGGTACCAACAATGCCTCTGCTACGCTATCAATAACAGGTGGCGCTGGTGGTGCTCAAGTAATTAGCGTTTCCCGTGTGGGTCTGGTTGATCAAACTGGAGTTGCAGTGTCACGTCCTGCTGTTGGGACACAGGTTCTTATACAATCGGATTTGAGAAATAATCTCTTAGCAGATCAGCCGTTTACATACATCGTGCAGATCAAGGATTCTAGAGGATCCACAATAATGATCTCATGGATGATCGGAACACTTCCTGCCGGCAAGCAATACGCGGTGGCACAATCATGGCTTGCTCAAAATTCAGGAGAGTATACTGCTGAAGTCTTCGTTTGGCAGAGTATATCCAACCCAGTTATACTAGCGCCGATGCAGAAAACAAGTTTTAGAGTGCAGTAACTGTGCCAGATTTCCTAAATTGTTTATCTAAAAACTGAAATTGTAAACATCTCTTTGCAATATTTTTATGGGATACAAGGAATATAGTTGCGATACGTCTCTTACATTTGACTATACCCTCGTAGCATTCACACTTGCGAAATTTTTGCTATTGTAAATATGGAATAATTCTATATTTATACCATGGATAGAGATTCAAGAAGATCACGAAATTGCATTAGTATTCAAGTAATCAATTACCAGCTGAACGAAGTACTTGTGCAGTCTAGTATCGCCAGACAGCTCTGGATGAAATGCCGTTGCTATAACACTTCCATGCTTCACGGCGACTACTTTATTGTTCAGTGTTGTAATTGCTTCACCATTCCTCATTTCCTTCACTATCGGAGCTCTTATGAATACACCAGCAAAATGCTCCTTCCCTATCAGGGGTATATTCAATTCTGCCTCAAAGGAATCGTTCTGTCTGCCGAAAGCGTTTCTCTCTACGGTAATATCCAATATATGGAGTAACTGCTGCTTTGTTTCCCCAACCACCCTATCATAGGCACGTTTTGCGAGCATTATCATCCCAGCACAGGTACCCATTACCGGCATACCATCTTGTATGCGATCCTTTATCAAATGTGTAGCACCACTTAAGTTGGCGAGGGTACCAATAACTGTACTTTCTCCACCTGGAAGAACTAAACCATCTATATTGGCAATTTCCTCAGCATATTTTACTGGTACAGCGGTTCCCTTACTCGCCAGTTCATTCAATGCCCGATTGGTCATAGAAAGACTTTCCTCTATGTCTCCTTGTATTGAGAGTATGCCTATCCGTATATCCTTCATACTTCGCTTCCTCTTTCCTGCATTCTTAGATCGAGCTTAGTTGTATCCATGCCCAGCATTGATTTCTTTTCATCAACCATCTTCTGAGCCTCCATTACCTGTTTTGGATCATCATGATATGTAGTAGCAATTACA
Encoded proteins:
- the pdxT gene encoding pyridoxal 5'-phosphate synthase glutaminase subunit PdxT, which codes for MKDIRIGILSIQGDIEESLSMTNRALNELASKGTAVPVKYAEEIANIDGLVLPGGESTVIGTLANLSGATHLIKDRIQDGMPVMGTCAGMIMLAKRAYDRVVGETKQQLLHILDITVERNAFGRQNDSFEAELNIPLIGKEHFAGVFIRAPIVKEMRNGEAITTLNNKVVAVKHGSVIATAFHPELSGDTRLHKYFVQLVIDYLNTNAIS